In Phycodurus eques isolate BA_2022a chromosome 10, UOR_Pequ_1.1, whole genome shotgun sequence, a genomic segment contains:
- the LOC133408461 gene encoding potassium voltage-gated channel subfamily G member 1-like isoform X2: protein MPLCQKVNTATERRGGARGRPDGGEGALRVNVGGLRRSVRCGALAKFPDTRLGKLLECRSEEDILQVCDDYDVQRKEFYFDRNPGVFPYVLHFYHTGKLHVTDELCVFCFSQEMEYWGIGDFFLDSCCSFRYHERKLGSRRRASWDDDDDGDGDDDDDIGGDRAEDDDIRRLRTWGQKEGAGAACWSTRADALHPLPPLHPPFLCFLLLSLFLHSSPFASSFPSHLSPPSLPLHLVFSLFLLISSLSSSTSLALVFSQGAAALRRRPVRRRA, encoded by the exons ATGCCGCTGTGCCAAAAG GTCAACACGGCGACGGAGCGTCGGGGCGGCGCGCGGGGGCGCCCGGACGGCGGCGAGGGCGCGTTGCGCGTGAACGTGGGCGGGCTGAGGCGCAGCGTCCGCTGCGGCGCGCTCGCCAAATTCCCGGACACGCGGCTGGGGAAACTGCTGGAGTGCCGCTCGGAAGAGGACATCCTGCAG GTGTGCGACGACTACGACGTGCAGCGGAAGGAATTTTACTTCGACAGGAATCCCGGCGTGTTCCCGTACGTGCTGCACTTCTACCACACGGGAAAACTTCACGTCACGGACGAGCTCTGCGTCTTCTGCTTCAG tcaggagatggagTACTGGGGCATCGGCGACTTCTTCCTGGACTCGTGCTGCAGTTTTCGTTACCACGAGCGCAAACTGGGAAGCCGCCGCCGGGCCAGctgggacgacgacgacgacggcgacggcgacgacgacgacgacatcgGCGGCGACCGCGCCGAAGACGACGACATACGGAGACTGCGCACGTGGGGCCAAAAGGAGGGCGCCGGCGCCGCCTGTTGGTCAACTCGTGCTGATGctcttcatcctcttcctcctctacATCCTCCTTTCCTATGCTTCCTCCTCCTTTCACTTTTTCTTCATTCTTCTCCTTTCgcctcttcttttccttctcaTCTTTCTCCTCCATCGCTTCCTCTTCATCTTGTCTTCTCCCTCTTTCTCCTCATCTCTTCATTGTCGTCATCCACCTCCCTCGCCCTCGTCTTTTCGCAGGGAGCTGCAGCACTTCGCCGACGTCCGGTGCGGCGGCGTGCGTAA
- the LOC133408461 gene encoding uncharacterized protein LOC133408461 isoform X1: MTVTIRTSALIGVFLFGLHLHVRTQCEYSWPPCAPCRCATTTTCSGRNFTSTGIPACSRTCCTSTTRENFTSRTSSASSASVRRWSTGASATSSWTRAAVFVTTSANWEAAAGPAGTTTTTATATTTTTSAATAPKTTTYGDCARGAKRRAPAPPVGQLVLMLFILFLLYILLSYASSSFHFFFILLLSPLLFLLIFLLHRFLFILSSPSFSSSLHCRHPPPSPSSFRRELQHFADVRCGGVRKRLWLTLENPGYSLPSKLFSALSVGVVLASIAAMCVKSIPEYQVRTHTPKNKQHAHLKAQVHTHYIKRRIHFFVT; the protein is encoded by the exons ATGACAGTGACAATCCGTACCTCCGCTTTGATCGGTGTTTTTTTGTTCGGTTTACACCTCCACGTCAGGACACAGTGTGAGTACTCGTGGCCCCCGTGCGCCCCCTGCAGGTGTGCGACGACTACGACGTGCAGCGGAAGGAATTTTACTTCGACAGGAATCCCGGCGTGTTCCCGTACGTGCTGCACTTCTACCACACGGGAAAACTTCACGTCACGGACGAGCTCTGCGTCTTCTGCTTCAG tcaggagatggagTACTGGGGCATCGGCGACTTCTTCCTGGACTCGTGCTGCAGTTTTCGTTACCACGAGCGCAAACTGGGAAGCCGCCGCCGGGCCAGctgggacgacgacgacgacggcgacggcgacgacgacgacgacatcgGCGGCGACCGCGCCGAAGACGACGACATACGGAGACTGCGCACGTGGGGCCAAAAGGAGGGCGCCGGCGCCGCCTGTTGGTCAACTCGTGCTGATGctcttcatcctcttcctcctctacATCCTCCTTTCCTATGCTTCCTCCTCCTTTCACTTTTTCTTCATTCTTCTCCTTTCgcctcttcttttccttctcaTCTTTCTCCTCCATCGCTTCCTCTTCATCTTGTCTTCTCCCTCTTTCTCCTCATCTCTTCATTGTCGTCATCCACCTCCCTCGCCCTCGTCTTTTCGCAGGGAGCTGCAGCACTTCGCCGACGTCCGGTGCGGCGGCGTGCGTAAGCGTCTGTGGCTGACGCTGGAGAATCCGGGCTACTCGCTTCCCAGCAAGTTGTTCAGCGCGTTGTCCGTCGGCGTCGTGCTCGCGTCCATCGCCGCCATGTGCGTCAAAAGCATTCCCGAATATCAGgtacgcacgcacacgcccaaaaacaagcaacacGCACATTTGAAAGCACAAGTTCACACACACTACATAAAAAGACGCATTCacttttttgtgacatga